Proteins encoded together in one Mycobacterium sp. MS1601 window:
- a CDS encoding potassium channel family protein, translated as MAKNRLRRRLRRLDEALTAKPDAALVEYLHIPENFVSPARRIFMRVFYALGALFAAVLIVYLDRDGYRDIESAPVPGGLSFLDCLYYATVSLSTTGYGDITPVTETARLVNVLVITPLRVAFLIVLIGTTVETLTAASRQALKIQRWRNSVRNHTIVIGYGTKGKTAVAAMVGDNVKPGEIVVVDTDQASLDRASQAGLVTVRGDANRSDVLRLAGAQHAAAIIVATNSDPTAVLVTLTARELAPNAKIIASIRESENQHLLRQSGADSVVVSSETAGRLLGIATQTPSVVELIEDLLTPDAGFAIAEREVEPKEVGGSPRHLKDIVLGVVRDGQLKQVSDPEVDAVEATDRLLYVRSAEDDRG; from the coding sequence GTGGCCAAGAATAGGCTGCGGCGCCGGCTTCGCCGTCTCGATGAGGCACTGACCGCGAAACCCGATGCGGCGCTGGTCGAGTACCTGCACATCCCGGAGAACTTCGTCAGCCCGGCCCGCAGGATCTTCATGCGGGTGTTCTACGCCTTGGGCGCGCTGTTTGCGGCGGTGCTGATCGTCTACCTCGACCGCGACGGCTATCGCGACATCGAGAGTGCGCCGGTTCCGGGAGGGCTGTCGTTCCTGGACTGCCTGTACTACGCCACGGTGTCGCTGTCGACCACCGGTTACGGTGACATCACCCCGGTCACCGAGACCGCCCGGCTGGTCAACGTCCTGGTCATCACCCCGCTGCGGGTGGCGTTCCTGATCGTGCTCATCGGTACCACGGTCGAAACGCTCACTGCGGCCTCGCGCCAAGCCCTCAAGATCCAGCGTTGGAGGAACTCCGTGCGTAACCACACCATCGTCATCGGCTACGGCACGAAGGGTAAAACCGCCGTTGCCGCGATGGTCGGGGACAACGTGAAACCCGGCGAGATCGTTGTCGTCGACACCGACCAGGCCTCCCTGGACCGCGCCAGCCAGGCGGGTCTGGTCACCGTCCGCGGCGACGCCAACCGCTCGGACGTGCTGCGGCTGGCCGGGGCCCAGCACGCCGCGGCCATCATCGTGGCCACCAACAGCGACCCCACCGCCGTGCTGGTCACGCTGACCGCCCGAGAGCTGGCGCCCAATGCCAAGATCATCGCCTCGATCCGGGAGTCGGAGAACCAGCACCTGCTGCGGCAATCCGGTGCCGACTCGGTGGTGGTGTCCTCGGAGACGGCGGGCCGACTACTGGGGATCGCAACTCAGACGCCGAGTGTGGTGGAGCTCATCGAGGACCTCCTGACCCCCGACGCCGGCTTCGCGATCGCCGAACGTGAGGTCGAGCCCAAGGAGGTCGGCGGGTCCCCGCGTCACCTGAAGGACATCGTGTTGGGTGTGGTGCGCGACGGGCAGCTCAAACAGGTCAGCGATCCCGAAGTGGATGCCGTGGAGGCCACCGACCGCCTGCTTTACGTGCGCAGCGCGGAGGATGACCGTGGTTGA
- a CDS encoding DoxX family protein produces the protein MTSNTPTAADKRAYTMAAGLTGIGILHFAAPKPFDGIVPAELPGSPRFYTYASGVAELGTAALLVPAKTRRLGALAAVLLYLGVFPGNVNMVRLWWDKPWPMRLVALARLPMQIPMITQALKIRRES, from the coding sequence ATGACGTCGAACACCCCCACCGCTGCCGACAAGCGTGCCTACACAATGGCCGCCGGACTCACCGGGATCGGCATCCTGCACTTTGCGGCGCCCAAGCCGTTCGACGGGATCGTTCCCGCCGAGCTGCCTGGCAGCCCACGGTTCTACACGTACGCCTCCGGGGTGGCCGAGCTGGGCACCGCGGCGCTGCTGGTGCCCGCAAAGACCAGACGGCTCGGTGCGTTGGCTGCGGTGTTGCTGTATCTCGGCGTGTTCCCCGGCAACGTCAACATGGTGCGGCTGTGGTGGGACAAGCCGTGGCCGATGCGGCTGGTGGCCCTGGCGCGGCTGCCGATGCAGATCCCGATGATCACGCAGGCGCTGAAGATCCGACGGGAATCCTGA
- a CDS encoding UvrD-helicase domain-containing protein, which translates to MTSVEVRYQPAELAAALGLPRPTDEQAAVISAAPGPLVVIAGAGAGKTETMAARVVWLVANGFAHPGQVLGLTFTRKAAGQLLRRVRSRLSRLAGTGLAAIESADPVTVSTYHAFAGTLLREHGLLLPVEPDSRLLSETELWQLAYDVVCSYPGDLDTTKTPAAVTAMVLRLSGQLAEHLVSTDQLRDTHVELERLVHTLPAAPYQRDRGPSQWLLRLSTAQTDRAELVPLIDALHQRLRAEKAMDFGMQMSAAARLASEHPQVGEQLRQRFRVVLLDEYQDTGHAQRVALSGLFGGGADDGLALTAVGDPIQSIYGWRGASATNLPRFTTDFPYADGTPAPTLELRTSWRNPPSTLRVANAISEEARQRSVAVRELRARPDADEGTVRCALLSDVEAERDWVADHIAGRYREAADAGAPPPTAAVLVRRNADAAPMAVALRARGVPVEVVGLAGLLAVEEVADVVAMLRLVADPASGAAAMRVLTGPRWRLGGADIAALWRRARQLVVTPVPGTPDVGEIVAQLAPDADTACLADAICDPGAAEAYSQAGYRRITALGEELTTLRAHLGYSVSDLVAEVRRVSGIDVEAMAVPTGADGRTGSEQLDAFADVVDAYAARGATGAGNDIAGLLAYLDAAREVENGLAPAELTVASDRVQILTVHAAKGLEWQVVAVPHLAGRVFPSTAARSTWLTDAGELPPLLRGDRAGLGDHGVPVLDTSAVTNRKQLSDTVTAHRSQLDQRRVDEERRLLYVAITRAEDTLLLSGHHWGATESKPRGPSEFLIELKDIIDTAAAEGRPCGVVEHWAAEPAEGESNPLRDTVIEALWPVDPAADHRTDIESGAALVQAAMSAGAPAGDNEWSADVDALLAERERTPWQPSTVLPGQLSVSNLVELGRDRAAAVRRFHRRMPVRPDPFALLGTAFHDWVQRFYGAERLFDLADLPGAVDAELAAAEADELADLQASFMASPWASRTPTDVEVPFEMMVGEVVVRGRIDAVFSDKDGGITVLDWKTGVPAAGQEAQKHAAVQLGVYRLAAAALYGVAESEVRAVFHYVRSGQTVTPEVLPDAAMLAELVGQDA; encoded by the coding sequence ATGACCAGTGTCGAAGTGCGCTACCAACCGGCGGAACTTGCTGCCGCCCTCGGTCTTCCACGTCCCACCGATGAGCAGGCCGCGGTCATCTCGGCTGCGCCGGGCCCGCTGGTGGTCATCGCCGGAGCCGGTGCGGGCAAAACCGAGACCATGGCCGCCAGGGTGGTGTGGCTGGTCGCCAACGGGTTCGCCCACCCCGGTCAGGTACTCGGCTTGACCTTCACCCGCAAGGCGGCGGGCCAGCTGTTGCGCCGCGTGCGTTCGCGGCTGAGCCGGCTCGCCGGAACAGGTTTGGCGGCAATCGAATCCGCTGATCCGGTCACGGTGAGCACCTATCATGCGTTTGCGGGGACGCTGCTGCGTGAGCACGGGTTGCTGCTGCCGGTCGAGCCGGACAGCAGACTGCTCTCTGAGACCGAACTGTGGCAACTGGCCTACGACGTGGTGTGCAGCTATCCGGGTGACCTCGACACCACAAAGACCCCGGCCGCCGTCACGGCGATGGTGCTGCGGTTGTCCGGGCAACTCGCCGAGCACCTGGTCAGTACGGATCAACTGCGCGACACCCACGTCGAACTGGAACGGCTGGTGCACACCTTGCCCGCTGCGCCCTACCAACGCGATCGCGGCCCCAGCCAGTGGCTGCTGCGCCTGTCCACCGCCCAGACCGACCGCGCCGAATTGGTTCCGCTGATCGACGCATTGCACCAGCGGCTGCGGGCCGAGAAGGCCATGGACTTCGGCATGCAGATGTCCGCAGCGGCTCGGTTGGCCTCTGAGCACCCCCAGGTGGGCGAGCAGTTGCGGCAACGGTTCCGGGTCGTGCTGCTCGACGAGTACCAGGACACCGGCCACGCCCAGCGAGTGGCACTGTCCGGGTTGTTCGGCGGCGGCGCCGATGACGGTCTGGCGCTCACCGCCGTCGGTGACCCCATCCAGTCCATCTACGGCTGGCGCGGTGCCTCGGCCACCAACCTGCCCCGCTTCACCACCGATTTCCCGTACGCCGACGGCACTCCGGCACCCACCCTCGAACTGCGCACCAGCTGGCGTAATCCGCCCAGCACGCTGCGAGTTGCCAACGCCATCTCCGAAGAGGCGCGGCAACGGTCGGTGGCGGTGCGTGAGTTGCGCGCCCGCCCGGACGCCGACGAGGGCACGGTGCGGTGCGCACTGCTGTCCGACGTGGAAGCCGAACGCGACTGGGTGGCCGACCACATCGCGGGTCGGTACCGGGAGGCCGCGGACGCGGGTGCGCCGCCACCCACCGCGGCAGTCCTGGTGCGTCGCAACGCCGATGCCGCGCCCATGGCTGTCGCGCTGCGGGCCCGCGGGGTCCCCGTCGAGGTGGTCGGTCTCGCCGGACTGTTGGCCGTCGAAGAGGTTGCCGATGTGGTGGCGATGCTGCGGTTGGTGGCCGACCCGGCGTCCGGTGCCGCTGCCATGCGGGTGCTGACCGGGCCCCGGTGGCGGCTGGGTGGCGCCGATATCGCCGCGCTGTGGCGCCGCGCCCGCCAGCTGGTGGTGACACCGGTGCCCGGCACCCCCGACGTGGGCGAGATCGTCGCGCAGTTGGCTCCGGATGCCGACACCGCATGCCTGGCCGACGCCATCTGTGATCCGGGCGCGGCCGAAGCGTATTCGCAGGCTGGGTATCGGCGGATCACCGCGCTCGGTGAGGAATTGACCACGCTGCGCGCCCACCTCGGCTACTCGGTGTCGGATCTGGTGGCCGAGGTCCGCCGGGTCTCCGGGATCGACGTCGAGGCCATGGCCGTCCCCACTGGCGCTGACGGCCGGACCGGCAGTGAACAACTCGACGCCTTCGCCGATGTCGTCGATGCGTACGCTGCCCGCGGCGCCACCGGCGCTGGCAACGACATCGCGGGATTGCTGGCGTATCTGGACGCCGCCCGGGAGGTCGAGAACGGGTTGGCGCCGGCGGAGCTCACGGTGGCCAGTGACCGCGTGCAGATTCTCACCGTGCATGCCGCCAAGGGGCTGGAATGGCAGGTCGTCGCCGTCCCGCACCTGGCGGGGCGGGTGTTCCCGTCCACCGCGGCGCGCAGCACCTGGCTCACCGATGCCGGCGAGTTGCCACCGCTGCTGCGCGGTGACCGGGCCGGTTTGGGTGACCACGGGGTGCCGGTTCTGGACACGTCGGCGGTCACCAATCGAAAGCAGCTGTCCGACACCGTTACCGCGCACCGCAGCCAGCTCGACCAGCGTCGGGTGGACGAAGAGCGCAGGCTGCTCTACGTCGCCATCACTCGCGCCGAGGACACGCTGCTGCTGTCTGGGCACCACTGGGGTGCCACCGAAAGCAAGCCGCGCGGCCCATCGGAGTTCCTGATCGAACTGAAGGACATCATCGACACCGCAGCAGCAGAAGGCCGGCCCTGCGGGGTGGTCGAGCACTGGGCGGCAGAACCCGCCGAGGGCGAGTCGAACCCGTTGCGAGACACCGTGATCGAGGCGCTGTGGCCGGTTGATCCGGCGGCGGATCACCGCACGGACATCGAGAGCGGCGCGGCGCTGGTGCAGGCCGCGATGAGTGCCGGCGCACCCGCGGGAGACAACGAGTGGTCTGCCGATGTCGACGCACTCCTGGCCGAACGCGAGCGCACGCCGTGGCAACCCAGCACGGTGTTGCCCGGGCAACTGTCTGTCAGCAACCTGGTGGAGTTGGGTCGCGACCGGGCGGCGGCAGTCCGCCGGTTTCATCGCAGAATGCCGGTTCGCCCTGACCCGTTTGCGTTGTTGGGCACCGCATTCCACGACTGGGTGCAGCGATTCTATGGGGCCGAGCGTCTGTTCGACCTCGCCGATCTGCCGGGCGCGGTGGACGCGGAGTTGGCCGCGGCCGAGGCCGACGAACTGGCCGACCTGCAAGCGTCGTTCATGGCGTCACCGTGGGCGTCTCGCACGCCGACCGATGTCGAGGTGCCGTTCGAGATGATGGTCGGTGAGGTTGTGGTGCGGGGACGCATCGATGCGGTGTTCTCCGACAAGGACGGCGGGATCACCGTGCTGGACTGGAAAACCGGTGTGCCCGCAGCGGGGCAGGAGGCGCAGAAGCACGCCGCCGTCCAGCTCGGTGTCTATCGGCTGGCGGCCGCGGCGCTGTACGGGGTTGCCGAATCCGAGGTTCGTGCGGTGTTCCACTACGTCCGCAGCGGGCAGACCGTCACACCGGAGGTGTTACCCGATGCGGCCATGCTCGCCGAGCTCGTGGGTCAAGACGCGTAG
- a CDS encoding ATP-dependent helicase produces the protein MTASTSAAQGLTRRWPAPASALLHPECQGVVRVLGGAGTGKSSLLVDTAVARISAGVDTESVLLLTGSGRPGGRLRAQLTSALLSASADPEQRSVVRQPLVRSLHAYAFAVLRLAAQRAGDPPPRLITSAEQDGIIRELLEGDLEDGALFWPQQLRPALGTAGFATELRDLLARCAERGIDPQQLQRLGRSARRPEWTAAGRFAQQYEQVMLLRSAVGMAAPQATVPALGAAELVGAALEAFATDPDLLTSEHARIGTLLVDDAQHLDPQAAHLVRALSAGAELTVLAGDPNQSVFGFRGADPALLLGGDSPTIELQVSHRCSPAVATAVNGLAARLPGAGPARVINGSGEQPGSVSALLAASDHAQATLIADVLRRAHLLDGIPWSQMAVVVRSVPRVAGLPRILAAAGVPVAPPSTRAPLADNAVVRALLTALAAGAGELTGEQAQLLLTGPIGRVDPVSLRQLRRSLRRFDNAGLSTVGDLLAATLRDGIPDGLAPAHARPLRRVRSVLDAVTGGQQQDPRSVLWEAWHRSGLQRRLLTLSERGGAGGARASADLDNVTELFAVTDSYVSHTAGASVAGLVRHVDSLGLPVRVAEPVAPPEAISIVSPHQAIDGEWDLVVIAGLQEGLWPNTVPRGGVLGTQRLLDTLDGIGDAVSVTAPLVAEERRLLITAAGRARRRLVVTAVEGEGSDADGLAIPSPFFAELAVYASSKGDDEVTLEPVAAPAVLSVPAVVGRLRAVVCAPAEAVDQHTRAGAAAQLARLAKAGVPGADPAGWYAMTPLSTRDPLWSGDQHTVTLSPSTLQTLQDCPLRWLLERHGGADARELRSTIGTLVHALIAQPGRTENQLNADLDAIWQELPFEAQWFARNELARHREMLGAFTEWHSQTRRELTEVGVEVDIDGDVAAADDDGPGVRVRGRVDRLERDAEGRLVVVDVKTGKTPVSKDDAQKHAQMALYQLAIAEGVLPGEATPGGARLVYVGKSTAGGAAERVQDPMAPQTREQWRAQVRAAAAATAGPQYVARVNDGCGHCPIQPFCPAHKVGKEQA, from the coding sequence ATGACCGCATCCACCTCCGCCGCCCAGGGCCTCACCCGTCGCTGGCCTGCCCCGGCGTCGGCGCTGCTGCATCCGGAATGCCAGGGCGTGGTCCGTGTTCTCGGTGGGGCAGGCACGGGAAAGAGCAGCCTGCTGGTGGACACCGCGGTGGCACGCATCTCTGCGGGGGTGGACACCGAATCTGTGCTGTTGCTCACCGGTTCCGGTCGCCCGGGTGGCCGGTTGCGTGCCCAGCTCACGTCGGCTCTGCTGTCCGCAAGTGCCGATCCTGAGCAGCGCAGCGTGGTCCGTCAGCCGTTGGTGCGCTCCTTGCACGCCTATGCCTTCGCGGTCTTGCGGCTGGCGGCTCAGCGCGCTGGTGATCCGCCGCCGCGGCTGATCACCAGCGCCGAGCAGGACGGCATCATCCGAGAGCTGCTCGAGGGTGACCTCGAAGACGGTGCGCTGTTCTGGCCGCAGCAGCTGCGCCCCGCACTCGGTACGGCGGGCTTCGCCACCGAGTTGCGGGACTTGTTGGCGCGCTGCGCGGAACGTGGCATCGACCCGCAGCAGCTGCAGCGGCTGGGACGGTCGGCGCGGCGCCCGGAGTGGACGGCCGCCGGCAGGTTCGCCCAGCAGTACGAGCAGGTGATGCTGCTGCGCTCGGCAGTCGGTATGGCCGCCCCGCAGGCCACCGTCCCGGCGCTCGGTGCCGCTGAACTGGTGGGCGCGGCATTGGAGGCGTTCGCCACCGATCCGGACCTGCTGACCTCCGAACACGCCCGCATCGGCACCCTGCTGGTCGACGACGCCCAACACCTGGATCCCCAAGCTGCGCACCTGGTCCGGGCGCTGTCGGCGGGTGCCGAGCTCACCGTGCTCGCCGGTGATCCCAATCAGTCGGTGTTCGGCTTCCGTGGTGCCGACCCGGCCCTGTTGCTCGGCGGCGACTCACCCACCATCGAGCTGCAGGTCAGTCACCGCTGCTCCCCGGCGGTGGCCACCGCCGTCAACGGTCTGGCTGCGCGCCTGCCGGGTGCGGGTCCGGCCCGCGTCATCAACGGCAGCGGTGAGCAGCCAGGTTCGGTCAGCGCGTTGCTGGCCGCATCCGACCATGCGCAGGCCACGCTCATCGCCGATGTACTGCGTCGTGCCCATCTACTCGACGGCATCCCCTGGTCGCAGATGGCGGTTGTCGTGCGGTCGGTGCCGCGGGTGGCGGGCCTGCCCCGCATCCTGGCCGCGGCCGGTGTGCCGGTGGCGCCGCCGTCCACCCGCGCACCCCTGGCCGACAATGCGGTGGTGCGAGCGCTGCTCACGGCCCTGGCCGCTGGTGCAGGTGAACTCACCGGCGAACAGGCTCAACTTCTGCTCACCGGGCCCATCGGCCGCGTCGATCCGGTCTCGCTGCGCCAGCTGCGCAGGTCACTCCGCCGATTCGACAACGCCGGGCTCTCCACCGTGGGTGACTTGCTGGCAGCGACCCTGCGCGACGGGATTCCGGACGGGCTGGCGCCTGCGCATGCCCGGCCGCTGCGGCGCGTCCGCTCGGTGCTCGATGCGGTTACCGGTGGGCAGCAGCAGGATCCGCGGTCGGTCCTGTGGGAGGCCTGGCACCGGTCCGGCCTGCAGCGGCGGCTGTTGACGCTCAGTGAACGCGGTGGGGCCGGCGGGGCGCGTGCCTCGGCGGACCTCGACAACGTGACCGAGCTGTTCGCCGTCACCGATTCCTACGTCTCGCACACCGCGGGCGCCTCGGTGGCGGGTCTGGTCCGCCACGTCGACAGCCTCGGACTGCCGGTCCGGGTGGCTGAGCCCGTCGCACCGCCCGAGGCCATCAGCATCGTGAGCCCGCATCAGGCCATCGACGGGGAGTGGGACCTGGTGGTCATCGCCGGCCTGCAGGAAGGGCTGTGGCCCAACACCGTTCCGCGCGGCGGCGTTCTGGGCACCCAGCGGCTGCTGGACACCCTCGACGGCATCGGTGACGCCGTCTCGGTCACCGCTCCGCTGGTCGCCGAGGAACGACGCCTGCTCATCACCGCCGCGGGCCGGGCCCGGCGTCGGCTGGTGGTCACCGCGGTGGAAGGCGAGGGCAGTGACGCCGACGGACTGGCCATCCCGTCACCGTTCTTCGCTGAGCTGGCCGTATACGCCAGCTCAAAGGGAGATGACGAGGTGACGCTGGAACCGGTCGCGGCGCCTGCGGTGCTGTCCGTACCGGCGGTGGTGGGGCGGTTGCGGGCTGTGGTTTGTGCTCCCGCCGAGGCAGTGGACCAGCACACCCGCGCCGGCGCCGCGGCCCAGCTGGCGCGGCTGGCCAAGGCCGGTGTCCCCGGTGCCGACCCAGCCGGCTGGTACGCCATGACACCCCTGAGCACCCGTGACCCGCTGTGGAGCGGGGACCAGCACACCGTGACACTGTCGCCGTCGACGCTGCAGACCCTGCAGGACTGCCCGCTGCGGTGGCTGCTGGAACGCCACGGTGGCGCCGATGCTCGCGAATTACGGTCCACCATAGGAACATTGGTGCATGCGTTGATCGCCCAGCCGGGACGCACCGAGAATCAGCTCAATGCCGACCTCGACGCCATCTGGCAGGAACTGCCATTCGAGGCGCAGTGGTTCGCCCGCAACGAACTGGCGCGCCACCGGGAGATGCTGGGCGCATTCACCGAATGGCACAGCCAGACCCGCCGCGAGCTCACCGAAGTCGGCGTCGAGGTGGACATCGACGGTGACGTGGCTGCCGCCGACGACGACGGGCCGGGAGTCCGGGTCCGTGGCCGCGTCGACCGGCTGGAACGCGACGCCGAGGGCCGGCTGGTCGTGGTCGACGTGAAAACCGGCAAGACCCCGGTCAGCAAGGACGATGCGCAGAAGCACGCGCAGATGGCGTTGTACCAACTGGCCATCGCCGAAGGTGTGCTCCCCGGCGAGGCGACACCCGGCGGTGCACGCCTGGTGTACGTCGGTAAATCCACCGCCGGCGGCGCCGCCGAACGTGTGCAGGACCCGATGGCACCGCAGACCCGCGAGCAGTGGCGCGCACAGGTTCGGGCAGCGGCCGCGGCCACAGCGGGCCCGCAGTACGTCGCCCGGGTCAACGACGGGTGTGGACACTGCCCCATACAACCGTTCTGCCCGGCGCACAAGGTCGGTAAGGAGCAAGCATGA
- a CDS encoding alpha/beta fold hydrolase, with the protein MDVTRQLHVHRYGPDGPPHVLAIHGLTGHGRRWEHLATRHLPEVTVLAPDLLGHGRSSWAAPWTIDENAAALGGLLSEPVVVVGHSFGGAIALHLAATRPDVVAGLVLLDPAVGLDGEWMREIADAMFASPDYPDRAEARAEKRNGSWADVDDAQLDSELDEHLLTLPNGRLGWRISVPATMSYWSELARPASLPDKPIPTVLVRATRTSPPYVTDQLVAGLRQRLGAAFELVDMDCDHMVSQAKPAKTAAVIRRVLEN; encoded by the coding sequence ATGGATGTGACCCGCCAACTCCATGTGCATCGATACGGACCGGACGGCCCGCCCCATGTCCTGGCCATCCACGGCCTGACCGGCCACGGCCGTCGATGGGAGCACCTGGCCACCCGTCACCTGCCGGAAGTGACGGTGCTGGCCCCTGACCTGCTCGGGCACGGCCGTTCATCCTGGGCCGCACCGTGGACCATCGACGAGAACGCCGCCGCCCTCGGCGGATTGCTCTCCGAACCCGTTGTGGTGGTGGGCCACTCGTTCGGCGGCGCCATCGCCCTGCACCTGGCCGCCACCCGTCCGGACGTGGTGGCCGGGCTGGTACTGCTGGATCCGGCGGTGGGTCTCGACGGTGAGTGGATGCGTGAGATCGCCGACGCCATGTTCGCCTCCCCCGACTACCCGGACCGCGCCGAGGCCCGCGCCGAGAAGCGCAACGGCTCCTGGGCCGACGTCGACGACGCCCAACTCGACAGCGAACTGGACGAACACCTACTCACGCTGCCGAACGGCCGGCTCGGCTGGCGCATCAGCGTGCCTGCAACAATGTCGTACTGGAGTGAGCTGGCCCGGCCGGCGTCGTTGCCGGACAAGCCGATTCCCACTGTGCTGGTGCGCGCCACCAGGACATCGCCGCCCTATGTGACCGATCAGCTGGTGGCGGGTCTGCGCCAGAGGCTCGGTGCGGCATTCGAACTGGTGGACATGGACTGTGATCACATGGTGTCGCAGGCCAAACCCGCGAAGACAGCCGCCGTCATCCGTCGGGTCCTGGAGAACTGA
- a CDS encoding MGMT family protein yields MAPITDDQVERVRALVASIPPGKVSTYGDIASAAELSSPRIVAWIMRTDSSDLPWHRVIRSSGRPAPHLATRQLERLRAEGVLADDGRIPLREVRHVF; encoded by the coding sequence GTGGCACCCATCACCGACGACCAGGTGGAGCGGGTGCGTGCGCTGGTGGCATCCATCCCGCCGGGCAAGGTGTCCACCTATGGTGACATCGCCTCAGCGGCAGAGCTTTCCAGCCCGCGCATCGTCGCATGGATCATGCGCACCGACTCCTCGGATCTGCCCTGGCACCGCGTGATCAGGAGCTCGGGTCGTCCGGCGCCGCACCTGGCCACCCGTCAGCTGGAGAGGTTGCGGGCCGAGGGTGTGCTGGCCGACGACGGCCGCATTCCGTTGCGTGAGGTCAGACACGTTTTCTGA
- a CDS encoding TIGR02569 family protein: MTVDVPPDHVLAAFGLGGARPAPLGSTWEGGWRCGEVVLSMVADHARAAWSAKVRETLFVDGVRLARPVRSTDGRYVVAGWRGDTYVAGTPEPRHDEVISAAVRLHEATATLERPRFLTQPPVAPWGDVDVFIAADRAAWEERPLHSLPAGARVSPGSADGQRSIDLINQLAALRKPTKSPNQLVHGDLFGTVLFAGTAAPGITDITPYWRPTSWAAGVAVVDALAWGEADDGLIERWSALPEFPQMLLRALMFRLAVHALHPRSTAAAFPGLARTAALVRLAV, encoded by the coding sequence ATGACTGTCGATGTGCCGCCGGATCATGTGTTGGCGGCCTTCGGGCTCGGGGGAGCTAGACCGGCGCCACTGGGTTCGACGTGGGAAGGTGGCTGGCGCTGCGGCGAAGTGGTGCTGTCCATGGTGGCCGATCACGCGCGGGCCGCATGGTCGGCGAAGGTTCGCGAGACGCTGTTTGTCGACGGGGTGCGACTGGCCCGTCCGGTGCGCTCCACCGACGGCCGCTACGTGGTGGCCGGCTGGCGTGGTGACACCTACGTCGCCGGCACGCCGGAACCGCGCCACGACGAGGTGATCTCGGCCGCCGTCCGCCTCCACGAAGCCACAGCCACGCTGGAACGTCCCCGCTTCCTGACCCAGCCTCCGGTCGCGCCGTGGGGCGACGTCGACGTCTTCATCGCCGCTGACCGCGCCGCCTGGGAGGAACGCCCGCTGCACTCGTTGCCGGCCGGTGCGCGGGTGTCGCCGGGATCGGCGGACGGGCAACGCTCGATCGACCTGATCAATCAGCTCGCCGCCCTGCGCAAGCCGACCAAAAGCCCGAATCAGCTGGTGCACGGTGACCTGTTCGGCACGGTGCTGTTCGCTGGCACTGCCGCGCCTGGTATCACGGACATCACCCCCTATTGGCGGCCCACGTCGTGGGCGGCCGGTGTCGCCGTCGTGGACGCCCTGGCCTGGGGTGAGGCCGACGACGGTCTCATCGAACGGTGGAGTGCCCTGCCGGAGTTTCCGCAGATGTTGTTGCGGGCGTTGATGTTCCGACTGGCGGTTCACGCTCTGCACCCCAGGTCCACCGCGGCAGCGTTTCCCGGCCTGGCGCGTACCGCCGCGCTGGTGCGCCTGGCTGTTTAG